GAGCAAGCCGATGGAGACCGAGCATGGCGTTGTCGATAAGGTTCCACCCCTCGATGACGCCCTCAGCGTGGCGGTCCTCTGGGATGAGACGGAGCCCTGCGGCAATGCGAGCGGTCGGTCGCATGCCTAGAAGAGACCGGTCGTTCAACTCGACTTCGCCAGCCGCTGCCTTGCGGAAGCCGATCAGCGCGTGGAACAGTTCGCGCTGGCCGTTGCCGTCGACGCCTGCAAGCCCCACGACTTCGCCAGACCTAATCGTAAAGCTCGCCCCCTTGACAGCGTCGTCGCCGCGATCGCCCTTGACGACCAGGCCTGTTACACGCAGCAATTCGCCGCCTAGATTCAGCGGGGTCGGCTCGTCTGCCGCGAGCGTGTGCCCGACGATCAGCTCCGCCAGTTCGGCCGGAGTGGTCTCGCCGACGACAAGGTCGGCGACCTTTTCGCCGCCTCGTAGGACGGTGACGCGATCGCAGTGCGCCATTACCTCCGGCAGTCGGTGCGTCACGATGATGATCGTCGCGCCTTCGACTGCCAGTTGGCGCAAGCTTGTGTACAGCGCATCGGAGTCCGCAGGCGAGAGCATAGCGGTCGGCTCGTCCAAGATCATGATCTCGGAATCGCGCCATAGCAGCTTGACGATCTCGAGCTTCTGGGCTCCGGAAGGGCTCAGCGATGCCGCCAGCGCCGTCCAGTCAAACTCGAACCCCATCCTCTTGGCAAGCTTGGCTGCTCGCTCTATCGAGCGCTTTTCCGAAATGAAGACGCTTGGCTCGGCGCCGAGCATGAGGTTTTGCAGGCAGGTCAGCTCGGGAATGATGCTGTAGTGCTGGCTGACCATGCCGATGCCGTACGCGATCGCGTCCGCCGCGTTCCGCCACGTCTTCTCTTCGCCAGAGATCTCGATAGTTCCGCGCATCGGCCGGAGCGCGCCGTAGAGCACTCGCATCAGCGTCGTCTTGCCTGCGCCGTTCTCGCCGATGAGAGCGGAAATATGACCGGCTTCGACTTGGAAATCAACGTCCTGCAGCGCCTTGACGCTGCCGAAGTGATGAGTGATGCCGCGCAGGTTGACGGTCGGGATC
The DNA window shown above is from Armatimonadota bacterium and carries:
- a CDS encoding ABC transporter ATP-binding protein, translated to MIPTVNLRGITHHFGSVKALQDVDFQVEAGHISALIGENGAGKTTLMRVLYGALRPMRGTIEISGEEKTWRNAADAIAYGIGMVSQHYSIIPELTCLQNLMLGAEPSVFISEKRSIERAAKLAKRMGFEFDWTALAASLSPSGAQKLEIVKLLWRDSEIMILDEPTAMLSPADSDALYTSLRQLAVEGATIIIVTHRLPEVMAHCDRVTVLRGGEKVADLVVGETTPAELAELIVGHTLAADEPTPLNLGGELLRVTGLVVKGDRGDDAVKGASFTIRSGEVVGLAGVDGNGQRELFHALIGFRKAAAGEVELNDRSLLGMRPTARIAAGLRLIPEDRHAEGVIEGWNLIDNAMLGLHRLAPVSDGWLINRAEGQALAERVTRRFKTKHAGLTKLISSLSGGNQQRFVAARAFELDPSIVLAFQPTRGLDIDGAAQVYAQIRKLCRSGAGALVVSFDLDELLENCDRVLVINGGEILQPSPGHEHDRQAIGRLMVGA